ACCTAATTCTTTTGCTAATTGGTCTACTTTTTCCTGAGTACCAGATTTCTCGGTAGCAACCTTTTTAATCGCTTGCATAAACTTCTGAACATCACTGGCAGTAAGTTGTTCCAGAGGTATTTTTAATGCTTTGGCAATGCTTTCTATTAATTGCATTTCTTTGGAAAACTGTTGCTCAACCCCTTTATTTTTTAACTGCTGGCTGTTATGTTCTTGCTTCAGTTGCGCAAGCTGTTCCTGTTTAATAATTTCCTGAACAAGTGCTTTTTGTGATTCATCTAAAGTACTAACAACTTGATTAAGAAGTTCACTAGTAAGGTCTTGCACCTTTACATTTAACTGTTTGGAGATTTGCTCTAAAGCTTTAAACTGATTCTCATATTTACTTTTAGCAACCTCCGAGCTCTTTGTGTCTGCCGCCTTTTGGGTCTGTAGTGCCTCCTGTAGCTTTTTTTCCTGGTTCTTCTGCTCAACCTTCTTATCAATCAGCCGCTGGAGCTGCGCTTCTTCCTCCATCTTCTTTGCAGAATTAGAATATCCTTGTATTTGTTGCATGTCATTAAAGCTAACCATCTTTATCTCCTATTTAGGTTATACCCACTTCTCCAACTAATAAACGTATTATTCTGAGTGTTTTATGTATGGTTTAAGCTTGTTACTTTTACTTTAAAAAATATGGTCTGGAACTACGTTCTGCATTGATGTCAAAATGGTTTGTTTAACGCCTTCTGTATCTTCTTCTAGTTCTGTCAAAAATTTCTTAACATACTGTCGTCTTGTATCTGTGTTGACTATGTCCGAACAATTACATTTGATTAAAGGAAAATCTTTCTCTTGAGCAAACTTAGAAATATCTTCTTCTTTACATAACAACAGTGGTCTAATTAATTCTAAACCTGTAACATTTGTTGCTTGAAGCTTTGCTGGCATACCAATAGTTCTTCCCTGATAAAAAATATTCATAACATAGGTCTCTATTGCATCATCCAAGTGATGTCCCAAGGCTACCTTATTACAGCCAAACTTCTGTGCAGCCTCATACAAATATGCTCTACGCAATCTAGCACAAAAGGAACAATAGCTTGAGCCTTCACGTTTCTTGTCCTGAATAACCTCTATAATTGAGTTAGCATAAATATGGTAAGGTAACCCCAAACTAGCGACTGTGTCCTGTAAAAGGTCTTTTTGTTCTTGGCTAAAATGTACATCCAAGGTACATACTTGTATTTCAAAATCAATTGGAGCTTTCTTACGAAACTCTTTTAAAAAACAACACAAGGTCCAGCTATCTTTACCTCCAGACAAACCAACTAAAATTTTATCCCCATTTACGATAAGTTGTTTATCATAAATAAGTTTACCAATAAGCCTATTAAGTTTAATGCTAACTTCCATCTTGAAATTTTAACTCAATATTGAGAAATAACTAACTACTTAGCTATATCTAAATAGTGTTCTTGTAGGCTTTTCACCTGATTTTCGTGATACTTCGCACTACGCACACCTTCAACGGCAGCCTTTGCTCCGGCTATGGTTGTAACAGTAAAAATCTTGTATTTTAAAGCTGTATGTCTAATATATTTATCATCAGAAACTGCATGCTTGCCCACTGGTGTATTAATAATTAAGTCGATTTCCTTGTTCATCATTAAATCTATAATATTAGGTCTTCCTTCATGAACCTTAAGTATATCCTTCACGTCAAAACCTTTATTGCGAAGATATTGCGCTGTTCCTTTGGTCGATACTATTTTGAAACCTTGATTAATAAGCCCTTCAACAACGCCAGATACCCCAGCCTTATCCTTATCATTAACAGAAACAAAAGCAGTTCCTTTGAGCGGAAATTTCTCACCCGCACTTATCTGTGCCTTGGCAAATGCATTACCAAAATACTGAGAAATACCCATAACTTCACCAGTAGATTTCATCTCTGGACCCAGAATAGTATCTTGCCCTGTAAACTTTGCAAAAGGAAGGACAGCTTCCTTAACAGCAATATAAGGAATAACGACTTCTTTCAGCCCTAAACTCTTGATTGTCTCCCCTAGCATTACTCTAGTAGCCATTTTCGCCCATTGCACACTATTTGCTTTAGAAACAAAAGGAACTGTACGAGAGGCTCGAGGATTAACTTCCAAAATATAAACATCCTCATCTTTAACTGCAAACTGAATATTCATAAGACCAATAACCTGCAACTCCAAAGCCAATGCCTTGGTCTGCTTCTTAATATCTTTTATTACTTTCTTACTTAAATGCTGAGGAGGAAGTATGCACGCACTATCTCCAGAATGAATACCAGCTTCTTCAATATGCTCCATTATCCCAGCAATAACACAATCTGTCCCATCAGCCACAGCATCGACATCTACCTCTATGGCGTTCTCTAAAAAAGAATCAATCAGAACAGGTTTATCCTCCGACGCAACAACTGCATAAGTCATATATCTTTTTAAATCTTCCTCATCGTAAACTATCTCCATAGCTCTTCCACCTAATACATAGGAAGGTCGAACAACTACCGGATAACCAATTCTATCTGCATTAATTATTGCTTCCTCTATATTTCTTGCGATACCATTATTAGGTTGTTTTAAACCTAGTTTATTAACAAGTCCGCCAAACAATTCCCTATCTTCTGCTAAATCAATAGACCTAGGAGATGTACCAATTATAGGCGCACCTGCTTCTAACAACCTATTCGCTAGCTTCAGCGGTGTTTGACCACCAAACTGAACAATCACGCCTGTTGGTTTTTCCTTTTCAATAATTGCCATGACGTCTTCAAAAGTAAGTGGCTCAAAATATAGTCTATCTGATATGTCATAATCTGTACTTACTGTCTCTGGGTTACTATTAACCATGATAGATTCTTTACCCATTTCTCTAATAGCAAGAGAGGCATGAACACAACAATAATCAAACTCTATCCCTTGCCCAATCCTGTTTGGACCGCCACCTAAAACCATAATTTTCTCTCCATCAGAAGGTGCAACCTCGTCTTCTTCATCATAAGACGAATAGTAGTACTTTATTTTTGCTTCACATTCAGCAGCACAAGTATCAACCATTTTATAAACAGGAACCACACCCATTTCTTTACGAACTTGTCTTACTTCAGCTTCCTTTACTCCCATAATTTGAGCTAAATGATTATCCGAAAACCCGTATTGCTTTGCTTTATACAATAATTCAAAAGAGACGTCTTCTGTTTTTGTTATTTCCTGTTCTAAATCATAAATCTCTTTTAATTGAGCTAAAAACCAAGGGTCTACTTTGGTTATTTCATATATTGTCTCAATACTATAATCTTGTCTAAACGCTTCTTTAATATAGTAAACTCTATCAACATTGGGAACTCTTAGTTTCTCAACCAACAATGACTTATCGATGATAGCTTTATTATCAAATCCATAATGCCCTATTTCCATTGAACGAAGTGCCTTATTCATACTTTCTTTGAAAGTTCTACCAATTGACATAGCTTCGCCAACTGATTTCATTGTTGTATTAAGCGTTGCATCCGCATTGGGGAATTTCTCAAAAGTGAATCTTGGTATCTTTGTTACAACATAATCAATTGCAGGCTCATAACAAGCTAAGGTTTCTTGCGTGATATCATTTGTTATTTCATCCAAAGTATATCCAACTGCTAATTTTGCAGCGATTTTTGCTATTGCAAACCCTGTAGCTTTTGAAGCCAAAGCAGAACTACGAGATACCCGAGGGTTCATCTCGATTACCATAATTTCACCATTAATTGGATTCATGGCAAACTGAATGTTGCTGCCACCACATTCAACGCCAATTTCACGCATAATCGCCAAAGAGTAATCCCTAAGCTTCTGGTATTCTTTGTCTGTTAATGTTTGAGCTGGAGCGACGGTAATACTGTCTCCAGTGTGAACCCCCATTGCGTCAAAGTTCTCAATCGAACAAATAATAACCAAATTATCTTTAATGTCTCTCATTACTTCAAATTCATATTCTTTCCAGCCAAGCACCGACTGCTCAACAAGCACCTGATGGATAGGACTTTCTTGAATACCTTTTGCAGCCAACTCTATAAGCTCCTCACGATTATAAGCGATACCTCCACCTGTACCACCTAGAGTAAACGCTGGTCTTAAAATAAGCGGATAGCCTATACTTTCAGATATTCTCAACGCATCTTCCACGGTATAAGCAAAGTCTGAAGCAGGAGTTGCGACACCTATTTTGGTCATCGCTTCCTTGAAAAGAAATCTATCTTCAGCTTTATTAATGGCTTCATATTTAGCGCCTATTAGCTCTACACCATACTTCTCAAGTGTTCCATCTTCGTACAAAGCTTTCGCCGTATTTAAAGATGTTTGCCCACCCATGGTTGGCAATAAAGCATCTGGTCTTTCTTTTTCAATGATTTTAGCCACAGTTGTTGGAGTAATCGGTTCAATAAAGGTTCTGTCTGCAATCTCTGGGTCAGTCATAATAGAGGCTGGGTTACTGTTAATTAAGATAACTTCATAACCTTCTTTTTTTAGTGCTTTTACTGCTTGTGTTCCAGAATAATCAAA
This region of Candidatus Margulisiibacteriota bacterium genomic DNA includes:
- a CDS encoding ATP-binding protein, with translation MEVSIKLNRLIGKLIYDKQLIVNGDKILVGLSGGKDSWTLCCFLKEFRKKAPIDFEIQVCTLDVHFSQEQKDLLQDTVASLGLPYHIYANSIIEVIQDKKREGSSYCSFCARLRRAYLYEAAQKFGCNKVALGHHLDDAIETYVMNIFYQGRTIGMPAKLQATNVTGLELIRPLLLCKEEDISKFAQEKDFPLIKCNCSDIVNTDTRRQYVKKFLTELEEDTEGVKQTILTSMQNVVPDHIF
- the carB gene encoding carbamoyl-phosphate synthase large subunit, whose translation is MPKRTDIHKILIIGSGPIVIGQACEFDYSGTQAVKALKKEGYEVILINSNPASIMTDPEIADRTFIEPITPTTVAKIIEKERPDALLPTMGGQTSLNTAKALYEDGTLEKYGVELIGAKYEAINKAEDRFLFKEAMTKIGVATPASDFAYTVEDALRISESIGYPLILRPAFTLGGTGGGIAYNREELIELAAKGIQESPIHQVLVEQSVLGWKEYEFEVMRDIKDNLVIICSIENFDAMGVHTGDSITVAPAQTLTDKEYQKLRDYSLAIMREIGVECGGSNIQFAMNPINGEIMVIEMNPRVSRSSALASKATGFAIAKIAAKLAVGYTLDEITNDITQETLACYEPAIDYVVTKIPRFTFEKFPNADATLNTTMKSVGEAMSIGRTFKESMNKALRSMEIGHYGFDNKAIIDKSLLVEKLRVPNVDRVYYIKEAFRQDYSIETIYEITKVDPWFLAQLKEIYDLEQEITKTEDVSFELLYKAKQYGFSDNHLAQIMGVKEAEVRQVRKEMGVVPVYKMVDTCAAECEAKIKYYYSSYDEEDEVAPSDGEKIMVLGGGPNRIGQGIEFDYCCVHASLAIREMGKESIMVNSNPETVSTDYDISDRLYFEPLTFEDVMAIIEKEKPTGVIVQFGGQTPLKLANRLLEAGAPIIGTSPRSIDLAEDRELFGGLVNKLGLKQPNNGIARNIEEAIINADRIGYPVVVRPSYVLGGRAMEIVYDEEDLKRYMTYAVVASEDKPVLIDSFLENAIEVDVDAVADGTDCVIAGIMEHIEEAGIHSGDSACILPPQHLSKKVIKDIKKQTKALALELQVIGLMNIQFAVKDEDVYILEVNPRASRTVPFVSKANSVQWAKMATRVMLGETIKSLGLKEVVIPYIAVKEAVLPFAKFTGQDTILGPEMKSTGEVMGISQYFGNAFAKAQISAGEKFPLKGTAFVSVNDKDKAGVSGVVEGLINQGFKIVSTKGTAQYLRNKGFDVKDILKVHEGRPNIIDLMMNKEIDLIINTPVGKHAVSDDKYIRHTALKYKIFTVTTIAGAKAAVEGVRSAKYHENQVKSLQEHYLDIAK